Proteins co-encoded in one Nitratireductor kimnyeongensis genomic window:
- a CDS encoding peptidylprolyl isomerase, producing the protein MLDSLRNAASTWIAKLLLGLLVVSFAVWGISGQVLNDQSRNVLSAGASSVSMLDFRLAYDRQINALSQQLGTRVTREQAVAFGLDDQVLQQLAAGALLDEEASRLGLGLSGDKLAQLTADDPAFRGPDGRFDRQQFDFVLRQIGMRPQDYLKNREQVAIRQQIVEAATDGMSVPDELFKNLALYRGEDRTVEYLAVPRALVEPVADPDQAALQAWFDERKDDYAAPEYRKFSYVKLEPTDIADPEAISDAQVQKAYDDLRDRYTTPEKRTIDQIVFAERAAADAALKDLLDGQSFADVATSAGKNSSDTALGTLARSEVADDAVAEAAFSLEANQFSDVIDGAFGPVIVFVSEIQPEVVQPLSEVESELRQDLALEEAARVLLDVHDAYEDARAGGASMAEAAERLNLSTRTIEAIDASARRPDGSIVGDLPVSAELLREVFESDSGIENAPLSMGGNGFVFYEVEGITPERDRSLDEVRAKVLEDWRKAETDRLLAESASAFAKRLDEGASLDELAEEIGQEKQIKRGLKRNANDADLGQAGVAAVFSVPRNGTGVFANPAGDGQFLFKVTEVFEPASATAESIPENQRATMRSALADDLLDQMVARLQGKYPVSVNRAAMQEALSF; encoded by the coding sequence ATGCTCGACAGTCTGAGAAACGCCGCCTCCACCTGGATCGCCAAGCTGCTCCTGGGCCTTCTTGTTGTGAGCTTCGCCGTCTGGGGTATTTCCGGCCAGGTTTTGAATGACCAGTCCCGGAACGTTCTTTCAGCCGGAGCTTCCTCCGTTTCAATGCTGGATTTCCGCCTCGCCTATGATCGGCAGATCAACGCGCTGTCGCAGCAACTCGGCACGCGTGTGACACGCGAGCAGGCTGTCGCTTTCGGACTTGATGACCAGGTGCTGCAGCAGCTTGCCGCCGGCGCGCTTCTGGACGAAGAGGCAAGCCGGCTCGGCCTCGGTCTCTCTGGCGACAAGTTGGCCCAGTTGACGGCGGACGATCCGGCGTTTCGCGGACCGGATGGCCGTTTCGACCGGCAGCAATTTGACTTCGTGCTGCGTCAGATCGGCATGCGCCCGCAGGATTACCTCAAAAACCGTGAACAGGTTGCCATTCGCCAGCAGATCGTTGAAGCTGCCACGGACGGCATGAGCGTTCCGGACGAGTTGTTCAAGAATCTCGCTCTTTATCGGGGAGAGGATCGCACGGTGGAATATCTTGCCGTGCCGCGCGCGCTTGTCGAGCCTGTTGCGGATCCTGACCAGGCTGCCCTGCAGGCATGGTTCGACGAGCGCAAGGACGATTACGCCGCTCCCGAATATCGCAAATTCAGTTATGTCAAACTGGAGCCCACCGACATCGCCGACCCCGAAGCCATTTCGGACGCGCAGGTGCAGAAGGCCTACGACGACCTGCGTGATCGGTATACGACGCCTGAAAAACGCACGATCGACCAGATTGTGTTTGCCGAACGCGCTGCCGCAGACGCAGCGTTGAAAGACCTGCTCGACGGCCAAAGTTTCGCGGATGTGGCAACGTCCGCCGGCAAGAACAGCAGCGACACCGCCCTCGGTACCCTCGCACGCAGCGAAGTGGCAGATGATGCGGTGGCTGAAGCAGCGTTCTCTCTGGAGGCGAACCAGTTCAGCGATGTCATCGACGGCGCCTTTGGGCCTGTGATCGTGTTTGTCTCGGAAATCCAGCCAGAGGTCGTGCAGCCACTCAGCGAAGTTGAAAGCGAGCTCCGACAGGATTTAGCCCTGGAAGAGGCTGCCCGTGTCTTGCTCGACGTGCACGATGCTTATGAAGACGCCCGCGCCGGGGGGGCTTCGATGGCGGAAGCTGCGGAACGACTGAATCTCTCGACGCGGACGATCGAAGCTATCGACGCGAGCGCGCGCCGTCCAGACGGGTCCATCGTGGGCGATCTCCCCGTTTCGGCCGAGCTTCTGCGTGAAGTCTTCGAAAGCGATTCCGGTATTGAAAACGCCCCTCTCTCGATGGGCGGTAACGGATTTGTGTTCTATGAGGTCGAGGGCATCACTCCGGAACGCGACCGTTCGCTGGATGAAGTACGCGCAAAGGTGCTGGAAGACTGGCGAAAAGCAGAAACGGACCGGCTTCTGGCCGAGAGTGCTTCCGCTTTCGCCAAGCGGCTCGATGAAGGTGCCTCGCTGGACGAACTAGCGGAGGAAATCGGTCAGGAAAAGCAGATCAAACGCGGTCTCAAACGGAACGCCAATGACGCCGATCTGGGTCAGGCCGGCGTGGCTGCAGTGTTCTCGGTTCCGCGCAATGGCACAGGCGTTTTTGCAAACCCTGCAGGGGACGGTCAGTTCCTGTTTAAGGTCACGGAGGTGTTCGAGCCTGCCAGTGCGACAGCGGAAAGCATTCCCGAAAATCAGCGCGCTACCATGCGATCTGCGCTTGCCGACGATCTTCTCGACCAGATGGTTGCGCGCTTGCAAGGCAAGTATCCGGTATCGGTAAACCGGGCTGCCATGCAGGAAGCACTGAGCTTCTGA
- the tpiA gene encoding triose-phosphate isomerase gives MTPGIRPLIAGNWKMNGLSADIGELEAMAEAAFGGADALICVPATLMTRAHVALEGKLQLGGQDCHTAAAGAHTGDVSAEMLADAGATHVLVGHSERRTDHGETDGIVADKAEAAWRAGLTAVICIGETKAEREGGKTLSVLSRQIPGSVPKEAKAKNTVIAYEPVWAIGTGLTPTVEDVAEAHAHIRKELETLLGEEAGKMRILYGGSVKPGNATELLSIEHVDGALVGGASLKAVDFLAIAAACPV, from the coding sequence ATGACCCCCGGAATTCGCCCTCTGATCGCTGGCAATTGGAAAATGAACGGCTTGAGCGCCGATATCGGCGAATTGGAGGCGATGGCTGAGGCGGCGTTCGGCGGTGCTGATGCTCTGATCTGTGTTCCGGCTACCTTGATGACACGGGCGCACGTGGCGCTTGAAGGCAAGCTGCAACTGGGCGGGCAGGACTGCCACACGGCCGCGGCCGGCGCGCATACGGGTGATGTTTCGGCCGAAATGCTGGCGGATGCCGGCGCGACCCATGTGCTGGTGGGCCATTCGGAGCGCCGGACCGATCACGGAGAGACCGATGGTATCGTCGCCGACAAGGCCGAGGCTGCCTGGCGCGCCGGTCTAACGGCGGTGATTTGCATTGGCGAGACCAAGGCTGAGCGCGAGGGCGGCAAAACGCTCTCGGTTCTCTCCCGCCAGATTCCCGGTTCCGTTCCCAAAGAAGCTAAAGCCAAAAACACCGTGATCGCCTATGAGCCGGTCTGGGCCATCGGTACCGGCCTGACCCCAACGGTTGAAGATGTCGCAGAAGCGCATGCGCATATTCGAAAGGAGCTCGAAACGCTTCTTGGGGAAGAGGCAGGCAAGATGCGGATACTCTACGGCGGTTCGGTCAAACCCGGCAATGCCACGGAGTTGCTTTCGATCGAGCATGTCGACGGTGCGCTCGTCGGTGGAGCGAGCCTGAAGGCTGTGGATTTTCTTGCGATTGCCGCCGCGTGTCCGGTTTGA
- the secG gene encoding preprotein translocase subunit SecG — translation MQTVIIVIHLIVVVALVGVVLMQRSEGGGLGIGGGSGFMSARGAANALTRTTAILAAAFFATSLALSLIARYGASPTDILDRIPAGSEQTEGSGGVLDQLGGSGASVPTEDDVPAADVDPENQIPTGQ, via the coding sequence ATGCAGACCGTTATCATCGTCATTCATCTGATCGTCGTGGTCGCGCTGGTTGGCGTCGTCCTCATGCAACGCTCCGAGGGTGGCGGGCTTGGCATCGGCGGCGGTTCCGGTTTCATGTCCGCGCGCGGAGCAGCCAATGCGTTGACGCGAACGACGGCCATTTTGGCAGCGGCGTTCTTTGCGACGTCTCTCGCCCTGTCGCTGATCGCACGGTACGGCGCGAGCCCGACCGACATTCTGGATCGGATCCCGGCCGGCAGCGAACAGACCGAAGGTTCTGGCGGTGTTCTTGACCAGCTCGGCGGTTCCGGGGCTTCGGTTCCAACCGAGGACGACGTTCCGGCTGCTGATGTAGATCCTGAGAACCAGATTCCCACGGGGCAGTAA
- a CDS encoding CTP synthase has protein sequence MSPMARYVFITGGVVSSLGKGIAAAALGALLQARGYRVRIRKLDPYLNVDPGTMSPYQHGEVFVTDDGAETDLDLGHYERFTGRSANKQDNITTGRIYQNILEKERRGDYLGATVQVIPHVTDEIKQFVLEGNDDYDFVLCEIGGTVGDIEAMPFLEAIRQLGNELPRGNAVYVHLTLMPWIPAAGELKTKPTQHSVKELRSIGIAPDILLVRADREIPAEERRKLSLFCNVRESAVIQALDVAHIYDVPLAYHREGLDSEVLAAFGIDPAPKPRMERWDEVADRIHNPEGQVTIAVVGKYTGLKDAYKSLIEALSHGGMANRVRVKLEWIEAEIFEKEDPAPWLEKVHGILVPGGFGERGAEGKILAAKFARERKVPYFGICFGMQMACIEAARSLAGIENASSTEFGPTSEPVVGLMTEWLKGNMLEKRTASGDLGGTMRLGAYESKLIEGSKIAAIYGSEDISERHRHRYEVNIGYRQKLEECGLVFAGLSPDGVLPETVEYPDHPWFIGVQYHPELKSKPFEPHPLFASFIEAAVEQSRLV, from the coding sequence ATGAGTCCCATGGCGCGATATGTTTTCATAACCGGCGGCGTGGTCTCCTCCCTCGGAAAAGGTATTGCAGCAGCGGCCCTTGGCGCGCTGTTACAGGCCCGTGGGTACCGCGTTCGCATCCGTAAACTCGATCCCTACCTGAATGTTGATCCGGGCACGATGTCGCCCTATCAGCATGGTGAGGTTTTCGTCACCGACGACGGTGCCGAGACAGACCTGGACCTTGGCCACTATGAGCGCTTTACCGGGCGTTCGGCCAACAAGCAGGACAACATCACCACAGGTCGGATCTACCAGAACATTCTGGAAAAAGAGCGTCGTGGCGACTATCTGGGCGCCACGGTGCAGGTGATCCCGCACGTTACCGACGAGATCAAACAATTCGTTCTTGAAGGCAATGACGACTACGATTTCGTTCTGTGCGAAATCGGCGGAACCGTCGGCGACATCGAGGCAATGCCGTTCCTCGAAGCGATTCGCCAGCTCGGCAACGAACTGCCGCGCGGCAATGCCGTCTATGTGCATCTGACCTTGATGCCGTGGATACCGGCGGCGGGCGAACTCAAGACCAAGCCGACGCAGCATTCCGTGAAGGAACTGCGCTCCATCGGCATTGCTCCCGACATCCTTCTGGTGCGCGCGGACCGGGAAATCCCGGCGGAAGAACGGCGCAAGCTGTCGCTGTTCTGCAATGTGCGCGAATCGGCCGTCATCCAGGCGCTGGACGTGGCGCATATCTACGACGTGCCGCTTGCCTACCATCGCGAAGGGCTTGATTCGGAAGTGCTGGCCGCTTTCGGTATCGATCCGGCCCCCAAGCCTCGCATGGAACGCTGGGACGAGGTTGCAGACCGGATCCACAATCCCGAAGGTCAGGTCACGATTGCCGTTGTCGGCAAATATACCGGCCTGAAGGACGCCTACAAATCGTTGATCGAGGCGCTGTCGCATGGCGGGATGGCGAACCGGGTGCGGGTGAAGCTCGAATGGATCGAGGCGGAAATCTTCGAGAAGGAAGATCCGGCCCCGTGGCTTGAGAAGGTGCATGGCATTTTGGTGCCCGGCGGCTTCGGAGAGCGTGGTGCGGAAGGCAAGATCCTGGCCGCGAAGTTCGCACGTGAGCGCAAGGTGCCGTATTTCGGAATCTGTTTCGGCATGCAGATGGCCTGCATCGAGGCTGCTCGTTCGCTGGCCGGCATCGAGAATGCATCGTCAACCGAGTTCGGTCCGACAAGCGAGCCGGTCGTTGGTCTGATGACCGAGTGGCTCAAGGGCAACATGCTCGAAAAGCGCACGGCCTCCGGCGATCTTGGCGGGACCATGCGCCTCGGCGCATACGAATCGAAGCTGATCGAAGGCTCCAAGATTGCGGCGATCTATGGTTCGGAAGATATTTCCGAGCGTCACCGCCATCGCTATGAGGTAAACATCGGCTATCGGCAGAAACTCGAAGAGTGTGGTCTCGTGTTCGCGGGGCTTTCGCCCGACGGTGTGCTTCCCGAAACGGTCGAGTATCCCGATCATCCGTGGTTCATCGGCGTTCAGTATCACCCCGAACTCAAGAGCAAACCCTTTGAGCCGCATCCACTGTTCGCTTCCTTCATTGAAGCCGCAGTCGAGCAGTCGCGTCTCGTCTAA
- a CDS encoding VOC family protein, whose amino-acid sequence MVSEDDVHFPRKLDHCVLPTADLAVARDRLEALGFTVAADAAHPFGTANCCVFFADGSYLEPLSRVAPQVAREAEDAGNVFVQRDSGFREKSGDEGFSAVALGTGDADEDHRRFVKAGISAGTPLSFSRPFRDSSGQEATASFRLAFAAPEDADGHFFFTCQRVNLPSAGRGALETHQNGVTGTARIILLATAPADQAGFLEAFSAKTPETVREDQLDLSLGNAVLTVMTPDRYRVDLGLERAASHGRLDLAAIVFQCPDIARLRAQLSMQEVLFAEQFGSIIVPPAAGQGAVFVFEESTP is encoded by the coding sequence ATGGTTTCTGAAGACGACGTGCATTTTCCACGCAAGCTGGACCATTGTGTTTTGCCAACCGCCGATCTGGCGGTTGCGCGCGACCGTCTGGAAGCGCTCGGCTTCACAGTGGCCGCAGATGCCGCACACCCTTTCGGCACCGCAAATTGCTGTGTTTTCTTCGCAGACGGATCGTATCTCGAACCGTTGAGCCGGGTTGCGCCACAGGTGGCGCGCGAGGCGGAAGACGCAGGCAATGTTTTCGTGCAGCGTGACAGCGGGTTTCGCGAAAAATCTGGCGATGAAGGGTTTTCCGCGGTGGCTCTTGGAACCGGCGATGCCGATGAGGATCACAGGCGCTTCGTGAAGGCGGGGATATCGGCCGGCACTCCGCTTTCCTTTTCACGTCCATTTCGCGATTCTTCGGGACAGGAGGCGACCGCATCCTTCCGGCTCGCCTTTGCCGCGCCCGAAGATGCGGACGGCCATTTCTTTTTCACCTGCCAGCGTGTGAACCTGCCGTCGGCGGGACGCGGCGCGCTGGAGACGCATCAAAACGGCGTAACGGGGACGGCGCGGATCATCCTGCTTGCCACCGCACCTGCAGATCAAGCGGGATTCCTGGAAGCGTTCTCGGCCAAGACCCCTGAGACTGTTCGAGAGGACCAACTCGATCTGTCGCTTGGCAATGCCGTTTTGACGGTCATGACACCGGACCGCTACAGGGTTGATCTTGGTCTGGAGCGAGCGGCTTCGCATGGCCGGCTCGATCTCGCTGCGATCGTCTTCCAGTGTCCGGATATTGCCAGATTGCGCGCGCAGCTTTCCATGCAGGAAGTCCTGTTCGCAGAGCAGTTCGGATCCATCATCGTGCCGCCGGCAGCCGGGCAGGGCGCTGTTTTTGTCTTTGAGGAGTCTACCCCATGA
- the kdsA gene encoding 3-deoxy-8-phosphooctulonate synthase: MKPNPRVTIGKVVFGNDAPLALIAGPCQMETREHAFDMAGALKEMTDELGIGLVYKSSFDKANRTSLSGKRGAGLDAAMPIFADIRNEFDVPVITDVHTEEQCRIVAEVVDVLQIPAFLCRQTDLLIAAAKTGKAVNVKKGQFLAPWDMENVIAKVTESGNPNVMATERGTSFGYNTLVSDMRGLPQMAAMGAPVIFDATHSVAQPGGRGGSSGGQREFVETLARAAVAVGVAGVFMETHQDPDNAPSDGPNMVPLDQMKELLERLMAFDRIAKAA, from the coding sequence ATGAAACCCAATCCGCGTGTCACGATTGGCAAGGTCGTGTTCGGCAATGACGCGCCGCTGGCATTGATCGCCGGCCCCTGCCAGATGGAGACGCGCGAGCACGCTTTCGATATGGCGGGCGCGCTGAAGGAAATGACGGACGAACTGGGCATCGGGCTCGTCTACAAGAGCAGTTTCGACAAGGCCAACCGCACGTCGCTTTCCGGCAAACGCGGTGCTGGGCTGGATGCGGCCATGCCGATCTTCGCCGACATCCGCAACGAATTCGACGTCCCGGTGATCACGGACGTTCATACCGAGGAGCAGTGCCGGATCGTGGCTGAAGTGGTCGATGTGCTGCAAATCCCGGCATTCCTGTGCCGCCAAACCGATCTTCTGATCGCCGCAGCAAAAACCGGCAAGGCGGTGAATGTAAAAAAGGGGCAGTTTCTCGCCCCCTGGGACATGGAAAACGTGATCGCCAAGGTGACGGAATCGGGCAATCCCAACGTGATGGCCACGGAGCGGGGAACCTCGTTCGGCTACAACACGCTTGTTTCGGACATGCGCGGTCTGCCGCAGATGGCGGCCATGGGCGCACCGGTCATCTTTGATGCAACCCATTCGGTCGCCCAGCCCGGCGGGCGTGGCGGCTCATCCGGCGGGCAGCGCGAGTTCGTCGAAACGCTGGCGCGCGCTGCCGTAGCGGTAGGCGTGGCCGGCGTCTTCATGGAAACGCATCAGGATCCCGACAACGCACCCTCGGACGGGCCCAATATGGTGCCGCTCGACCAGATGAAGGAGCTTCTCGAGCGGCTGATGGCTTTCGACCGGATCGCAAAGGCTGCCTGA
- the eno gene encoding phosphopyruvate hydratase gives MTAILDIVGREILDSRGNPTVEVDVVLEDGSMGRAAVPSGASTGAHEAVELRDGGKRYLGKGVEQAVDAVNGEIFETLSGLEAENQMQIDQAMIDLDGTPNKGRLGANAILGVSLAVAKAAAEATNLPLYRYVGGASAHVLPVPMMNIINGGAHADNPIDFQEFMVMPVGASSIREAVRWGSEIFHTLKAGLKDAGHNTNVGDEGGFAPNLKSAEAALDFVLASIEKAGYKPGEDVAIALDCAATEFFKDGKYVYEGEGQTRDGKAQAEYLAKLVGNYPIISIEDGMSEDDFEGWKILTDLAGDKAQLVGDDLFVTNSARLRDGIKMGIGNSILVKVNQIGTLTETLDAVETAHKAGYTAVMSHRSGETEDSTISDLAVATNCGQIKTGSLARSDRTAKYNQLIRIEEELGPQARYAGKSILRG, from the coding sequence ATGACTGCCATTCTCGACATTGTCGGACGCGAAATACTGGACAGCCGGGGCAACCCGACCGTCGAAGTCGATGTGGTTCTGGAAGACGGGTCCATGGGGCGCGCGGCCGTTCCCTCGGGCGCATCCACCGGCGCACATGAGGCAGTGGAACTGCGCGACGGCGGCAAGCGCTATCTCGGAAAGGGTGTCGAGCAGGCCGTGGATGCGGTCAATGGCGAAATCTTCGAGACGCTGAGCGGGCTTGAAGCGGAAAACCAGATGCAGATCGACCAGGCGATGATCGACCTCGACGGCACGCCGAACAAGGGCCGCCTTGGTGCGAACGCTATCCTCGGTGTTTCGCTCGCGGTTGCAAAGGCTGCGGCCGAAGCCACGAATCTTCCGCTCTACCGCTATGTGGGCGGCGCGTCCGCACATGTCCTGCCCGTGCCGATGATGAACATCATCAATGGCGGCGCACACGCCGACAACCCGATCGATTTCCAGGAATTCATGGTCATGCCGGTGGGGGCGTCGTCGATCCGCGAGGCCGTGCGCTGGGGTTCTGAAATCTTCCATACGTTGAAGGCGGGACTGAAAGATGCCGGTCACAACACCAATGTGGGTGACGAAGGTGGCTTTGCGCCGAATCTGAAAAGCGCGGAAGCCGCACTCGACTTCGTTCTCGCCTCCATCGAAAAGGCCGGCTACAAGCCGGGCGAGGACGTGGCCATTGCGCTCGATTGTGCCGCCACCGAGTTCTTCAAGGACGGCAAATATGTCTATGAGGGCGAGGGCCAGACCCGCGATGGCAAGGCGCAGGCCGAATATCTCGCCAAGCTTGTCGGAAATTATCCGATCATTTCCATCGAAGACGGTATGTCCGAAGACGATTTCGAAGGCTGGAAGATCCTGACGGATCTGGCCGGCGACAAGGCGCAGCTCGTTGGTGACGATCTGTTCGTGACCAATTCGGCGCGCCTGCGCGACGGCATCAAGATGGGCATCGGCAATTCGATCCTCGTGAAGGTGAACCAGATCGGCACGCTGACGGAAACCCTTGACGCGGTGGAGACGGCGCACAAGGCCGGCTACACGGCAGTGATGTCTCACCGTTCAGGCGAGACCGAGGATTCGACGATCTCCGATCTGGCCGTCGCCACCAATTGCGGGCAGATCAAGACCGGCTCGCTGGCACGTTCGGATCGCACTGCGAAATACAACCAGCTTATCCGGATCGAGGAAGAGCTCGGTCCGCAGGCGCGCTACGCAGGAAAATCGATCCTGCGCGGATAA
- a CDS encoding FtsB family cell division protein: protein MWTRHHKRRNTGRLIVPAITGLFLAYFGFHAYHGDYGIYSKYRLETRIAEAQARLDVLVAKRKELEHRVALVNDGSLEKDMLDERARLALNLARKNEVIILIGAD from the coding sequence ATGTGGACACGTCATCACAAACGCCGCAACACTGGCCGTCTGATCGTTCCGGCGATCACGGGGCTGTTTCTCGCTTATTTCGGGTTTCACGCCTATCACGGCGATTATGGCATCTATTCAAAATACAGGCTTGAGACGCGGATCGCCGAAGCGCAGGCGCGTCTGGATGTGCTTGTCGCCAAGCGTAAGGAACTCGAGCACAGAGTTGCTTTAGTAAATGACGGCAGTCTTGAGAAGGACATGCTCGACGAGAGGGCGCGCCTTGCGCTCAATCTGGCGCGGAAGAACGAGGTCATCATTCTCATCGGCGCCGATTAG
- the pdhA gene encoding pyruvate dehydrogenase (acetyl-transferring) E1 component subunit alpha, giving the protein MARAASKTSAARSRSTKKGASGNAVQAPKPPKPEDFDKEQELHAYREMLLIRRFEEKAGQLYGMGLIGGFCHLYIGQEAVVVGMQMSMKDGDQVITGYRDHGHMLATGMEARGVMAELTGRRNGYSKGKGGSMHMFSKEKKFYGGHGIVGAQVPLGTGLAFANRYREDDSVSITYFGDGAANQGQVYESFNMASLWKLPVVYIIENNRYAMGTAVARSSAETDFSHRGLSFKIPGIQVDGMDVRAVKAAGDLAVEWCRSGKGPIILEMQTYRYRGHSMSDPAKYRSKDEVQKMRSEHDPIEQVKQRLVANKWADEDELKAIDKEVREIVGDSAEFAQTDPEPDVSELYTDILL; this is encoded by the coding sequence ATGGCGCGAGCCGCAAGCAAGACAAGTGCCGCAAGGTCACGCTCGACCAAGAAAGGGGCGTCTGGGAATGCTGTTCAGGCACCCAAGCCACCCAAGCCGGAAGATTTCGACAAGGAGCAGGAGCTCCATGCCTATCGCGAAATGCTTCTGATCCGCCGTTTCGAGGAAAAGGCCGGACAGCTTTACGGCATGGGTCTTATCGGCGGTTTTTGTCACCTGTACATCGGCCAGGAGGCCGTGGTTGTCGGCATGCAGATGAGCATGAAGGACGGCGACCAGGTGATCACCGGTTATCGCGATCATGGTCACATGCTGGCCACCGGCATGGAAGCGCGCGGCGTGATGGCCGAGCTCACGGGACGCCGCAACGGCTACTCCAAGGGCAAGGGCGGCTCCATGCACATGTTCTCCAAGGAGAAGAAGTTCTATGGCGGCCACGGCATCGTGGGCGCGCAGGTGCCGCTCGGCACCGGCTTGGCTTTTGCCAATCGCTACCGTGAGGATGACAGCGTTTCCATCACCTATTTCGGGGATGGCGCGGCCAATCAGGGCCAGGTCTATGAGAGTTTCAACATGGCCTCGCTGTGGAAGCTCCCGGTGGTCTACATCATCGAGAACAACCGTTATGCCATGGGCACGGCGGTGGCGCGCTCCTCGGCAGAAACCGATTTTTCCCATCGCGGTCTTTCGTTCAAGATCCCCGGTATCCAGGTGGATGGCATGGATGTGCGCGCGGTGAAGGCCGCCGGCGATCTGGCCGTTGAATGGTGCCGCTCCGGCAAGGGGCCGATCATTCTGGAAATGCAGACCTACCGCTATCGCGGCCACTCCATGTCCGATCCTGCCAAATACCGCTCTAAGGACGAAGTGCAGAAAATGCGCTCCGAGCATGATCCCATCGAGCAGGTTAAGCAGCGTCTGGTGGCAAACAAGTGGGCCGATGAAGACGAACTGAAGGCCATCGACAAGGAGGTGCGCGAGATCGTCGGCGATTCGGCCGAATTCGCGCAGACGGATCCGGAACCGGATGTGTCTGAACTCTACACCGACATTCTGCTTTGA
- a CDS encoding pyruvate dehydrogenase complex E1 component subunit beta: MPTEILMPALSPTMEEGNLSKWIKKEGDAVAPGDVIAEIETDKATMEVEAVDEGTLGKILVSEGTEGVKVNTAIALLLAEGESEADLEKAASKPKAEASDEAVDAGEQDEPEEKSGGPVPAAPEVKVAADPDIPEGTEMVSTTVREALRDAMAEEMRRDGDVFVMGEEVAEYQGAYKVTQGLLQEFGDKRVVDTPITEHGFAGVGVGAAFAGLKPIVEFMTFNFAMQAIDQIVNSAAKTLYMAGGQMGAPIVFRGPNGAAARVAAQHSQCYAAWYGHIPGLKVVMPYTAADAKGLLKAAIRDPNPVIFLENEILYGQSFDVPKMDDFVLPIGKARIHKEGKDATIVSFGIGMTYAVKAAEELAGEGIDVEVIDLRTIRPMDLDTVIASVKKTNRLVTVEEGYPQSSVGAHIASQVMQRAFDYLDAPVITVAGKDVPMPYAANLEKLALPNVAEVVEAVKAVSYRG, encoded by the coding sequence ATGCCAACCGAAATTCTCATGCCCGCGCTCTCTCCGACCATGGAAGAGGGCAATCTTTCCAAATGGATCAAGAAGGAAGGCGATGCCGTCGCACCCGGTGACGTGATCGCCGAGATCGAAACCGACAAGGCCACGATGGAAGTGGAAGCCGTGGACGAGGGTACGCTCGGCAAGATCCTCGTTTCCGAAGGCACTGAAGGCGTGAAGGTCAACACGGCCATTGCGCTGCTTCTGGCTGAAGGCGAAAGCGAGGCCGATCTCGAGAAGGCGGCATCGAAGCCCAAGGCGGAAGCCTCCGATGAGGCGGTTGATGCTGGCGAACAGGATGAACCGGAAGAAAAGTCCGGTGGTCCCGTTCCGGCGGCGCCCGAGGTGAAGGTGGCGGCCGATCCGGACATTCCCGAGGGCACGGAAATGGTTTCGACCACCGTGCGCGAGGCGCTGCGCGACGCCATGGCCGAGGAAATGCGCCGCGATGGCGACGTTTTCGTCATGGGCGAGGAAGTGGCCGAGTATCAAGGCGCCTATAAGGTGACGCAGGGGCTCTTGCAGGAGTTCGGCGACAAGCGCGTGGTCGACACGCCGATCACCGAGCACGGTTTTGCCGGCGTCGGCGTCGGTGCGGCCTTTGCCGGGCTGAAGCCGATCGTCGAGTTCATGACGTTCAACTTCGCCATGCAGGCGATCGACCAGATCGTCAATTCTGCCGCTAAGACGCTCTATATGGCCGGCGGTCAGATGGGCGCGCCCATCGTGTTCCGCGGACCCAATGGCGCGGCTGCCCGCGTGGCGGCACAGCATTCCCAGTGCTACGCGGCATGGTATGGCCATATCCCAGGCCTGAAAGTGGTGATGCCCTATACGGCAGCGGACGCGAAAGGACTTTTGAAGGCCGCGATCCGCGATCCGAACCCGGTGATCTTCCTCGAAAACGAAATTCTCTACGGCCAGAGCTTTGACGTTCCGAAGATGGATGATTTCGTGCTGCCCATCGGCAAGGCGCGCATTCACAAGGAAGGCAAGGACGCCACCATCGTCTCCTTCGGCATCGGCATGACCTATGCCGTGAAGGCGGCGGAAGAACTGGCGGGCGAGGGCATCGACGTGGAGGTCATCGACCTGCGCACGATCCGCCCGATGGACCTCGATACGGTGATCGCTTCGGTGAAAAAGACCAACCGGCTGGTGACGGTGGAGGAAGGGTATCCGCAGTCTTCCGTGGGTGCGCATATCGCCAGCCAGGTGATGCAGCGGGCGTTCGACTATCTCGATGCGCCGGTGATCACCGTTGCGGGCAAGGATGTGCCCATGCCTTATGCGGCCAACCTTGAAAAGCTCGCGCTGCCAAACGTCGCTGAAGTGGTCGAGGCGGTGAAAGCCGTTTCCTATCGCGGCTAG